A portion of the Luxibacter massiliensis genome contains these proteins:
- a CDS encoding sensor histidine kinase produces the protein MKNSIRRQMMVVFVGLIVFILVLMFIVNSGFLEQYYAIHKQADLTSTFTSINKAIQSSQIGEETVINRLERQLEKANISAIVVQTDGSIMFSTVRDDDNPLYFKLLSYIFDKNQDNGKMLKSTDSYKIYKTKDFMNQTEYLEMWGNFSDQSIFVMRSPLESIRESAGLANKFLVYLGVLAVLLGGVLVWYFSRRITEPIMELAALSQRMADLDFDVKYTSGGNNEIGILGKNFNIMSGRLEQTISELKSANNRLKEDIEQKEKSENMRSEFLGNVSHELKTPIALIQGYAEGLKEGVNDDPESREFYCDVIIDEAVKMNQMVKNLLILNQLEFGAQELDVARFDVVSLIRGVLASCEILIQQAEASVDFIADEAVYVWADEFKTEQVIRNYLTNAIHHVQNEKRIEIRVISNGGTVRVTVFNSGRPIPEEDLEKLWDKFYKVDKAHTRKYGGNGIGLSIVKAIMESFHQKYGVNNFENGVAFWFDLDAEASGEKS, from the coding sequence ATGAAGAATTCTATAAGACGTCAGATGATGGTTGTTTTTGTGGGATTGATTGTCTTTATACTTGTGCTGATGTTTATTGTTAATTCGGGGTTTCTTGAGCAGTATTATGCGATCCACAAGCAGGCAGACCTGACAAGTACATTTACATCCATAAATAAAGCTATTCAGTCATCTCAGATCGGCGAGGAGACAGTGATCAACAGACTGGAGCGGCAGCTGGAAAAGGCAAATATTTCGGCCATTGTCGTACAGACTGATGGGAGTATCATGTTTTCTACGGTGAGGGATGATGACAATCCCCTATATTTTAAACTGCTTTCGTATATATTTGACAAAAACCAGGATAATGGGAAAATGCTGAAAAGTACAGATTCTTATAAGATTTATAAGACGAAGGATTTTATGAATCAGACAGAGTATCTGGAAATGTGGGGAAATTTTTCAGACCAATCTATATTTGTGATGAGAAGTCCTCTGGAGAGTATCAGGGAAAGCGCCGGCCTTGCCAATAAATTTCTGGTTTATCTGGGGGTTTTGGCTGTTCTGCTTGGAGGGGTTCTTGTATGGTATTTTTCAAGGCGTATAACGGAACCTATTATGGAACTGGCGGCATTGTCCCAGCGAATGGCTGATTTGGACTTTGACGTAAAATATACAAGCGGCGGCAATAATGAAATTGGGATTTTGGGAAAAAATTTCAATATTATGTCGGGCAGGCTGGAGCAGACTATCTCCGAGCTGAAGAGTGCAAATAACCGCCTTAAAGAAGATATTGAGCAGAAGGAAAAAAGTGAAAACATGCGCAGTGAGTTCCTGGGAAATGTGTCCCATGAATTAAAAACTCCTATAGCCTTAATCCAGGGATATGCGGAAGGATTGAAAGAAGGAGTTAATGATGACCCTGAAAGCCGGGAATTTTACTGTGATGTGATTATTGATGAGGCAGTTAAAATGAACCAGATGGTCAAGAACCTGCTTATTTTGAACCAGTTAGAATTTGGTGCGCAGGAGCTGGATGTGGCGCGGTTTGATGTGGTCAGCCTTATAAGAGGAGTTCTGGCAAGCTGTGAGATCTTGATCCAACAAGCGGAGGCATCGGTCGATTTTATTGCGGATGAAGCCGTTTATGTTTGGGCAGATGAGTTTAAAACTGAACAGGTCATACGTAATTACCTGACCAATGCGATCCACCATGTGCAGAACGAGAAAAGAATAGAGATCCGGGTCATTTCCAACGGAGGCACGGTGAGGGTCACAGTATTTAACAGTGGCAGGCCAATACCGGAAGAAGATTTGGAGAAACTCTGGGATAAATTTTATAAAGTGGACAAAGCCCATACCCGTAAGTACGGGGGGAATGGCATTGGCTTGTCTATTGTGAAGGCCATTATGGAGTCTTTTCATCAGAAATACGGCGTAAATAACTTTGAAAATGGCGTGGCATTCTGGTTTGACCTGGATGCAGAGGCATCCGGCGAAAAATCTTGA
- the hisF gene encoding imidazole glycerol phosphate synthase subunit HisF encodes MFTKRIIPCLDVHGGRVVKGVNFVNLRDAGDPVEIARAYDKAGADELVFLDITASSDARETVADMVQKVAQCVFIPFTVGGGIRTVEDFRALLRAGADKISINSSAINTPELIYEASKKFGSQCVVVAIDARKREDGSGWNIYKNGGRIDVGADAVEWAKKVESLGAGEILLTSMDCDGTKSGYDLELTRTIAQAVSIPVIASGGAGRLEHFKEALTDGQADAALAASLFHYKELEIREVKRYLQREGVSVRITEENITE; translated from the coding sequence ATGTTTACAAAGAGAATTATTCCTTGCCTGGATGTACATGGGGGGAGAGTTGTCAAAGGGGTTAATTTTGTGAATCTCAGGGATGCGGGAGATCCAGTTGAAATTGCCAGGGCGTATGATAAAGCAGGTGCGGATGAGCTTGTATTCCTGGATATTACTGCATCTTCTGATGCCAGGGAGACTGTGGCGGATATGGTGCAAAAGGTTGCCCAATGTGTATTTATCCCATTTACTGTAGGAGGCGGGATTCGGACAGTGGAGGATTTCAGGGCACTTTTAAGGGCGGGGGCGGATAAAATATCTATTAATTCATCTGCAATTAATACGCCAGAGCTAATCTATGAAGCATCCAAGAAATTCGGAAGCCAGTGTGTGGTGGTTGCCATTGACGCCAGAAAACGGGAAGATGGCAGCGGGTGGAATATATATAAAAATGGCGGCCGCATTGATGTGGGGGCAGATGCCGTTGAATGGGCAAAGAAAGTGGAGAGCCTGGGGGCAGGTGAGATTTTACTGACGAGCATGGACTGTGATGGGACAAAGTCTGGATATGACCTGGAATTGACCCGTACTATAGCACAGGCGGTCTCCATACCTGTTATTGCTTCAGGCGGCGCAGGCAGGCTTGAGCATTTTAAGGAGGCCCTCACAGATGGACAGGCGGACGCGGCATTGGCAGCGTCTTTGTTCCACTATAAGGAGCTGGAAATCAGAGAGGTAAAGAGATACCTTCAAAGGG
- the hisH gene encoding imidazole glycerol phosphate synthase subunit HisH, protein MIAIIDYDAGNIRSVEKALRFLGQDVMITGDQEQILAADKVVLPGVGAFGDAMENIHRRGLFEVIRRVALRGTPFLGICLGLQLLFERSDEAPGVEGLGILEGEIVKIPEMEGMKIPHMGWNSLHLENNGRLYQGIAEQSHVYFVHSYYLRARDEGIVKASTEYGVHIHASVEKENVFACQFHPEKSSGTGLAILKNFVQLS, encoded by the coding sequence ATGATAGCAATTATTGATTATGATGCGGGCAACATTAGAAGTGTGGAAAAAGCTCTGCGCTTTCTGGGACAGGATGTTATGATAACCGGGGATCAGGAGCAGATACTGGCGGCAGACAAGGTGGTACTTCCCGGGGTAGGCGCCTTTGGCGACGCCATGGAGAATATACATAGGAGAGGGCTTTTTGAAGTTATACGCCGGGTGGCTTTAAGAGGGACGCCCTTTCTCGGGATCTGCCTGGGACTCCAGCTTCTTTTTGAGAGAAGTGACGAGGCTCCTGGTGTGGAAGGACTGGGAATCCTGGAGGGAGAAATCGTGAAAATACCAGAGATGGAGGGAATGAAAATACCGCATATGGGGTGGAATTCCCTGCATCTTGAAAATAACGGGCGGCTGTATCAGGGAATTGCCGAGCAGTCCCACGTTTATTTTGTGCATTCTTATTATCTAAGGGCCCGGGATGAGGGCATTGTGAAAGCTTCAACAGAGTATGGGGTGCATATCCACGCCTCAGTAGAAAAAGAGAATGTATTTGCGTGTCAGTTCCACCCAGAGAAGAGCAGTGGGACGGGACTGGCAATTTTGAAAAATTTTGTACAATTGAGTTAG